One Haladaptatus paucihalophilus DX253 genomic window, GTGGTTGCTCTCGGCCACGGCTCTCAATCACGAGTGATGAAGGTTGCTTTGCACAAATACTATGTGCTCTGCCGTGTTTTCGCGTCACAGATGGTCGGCGTGGGAAATGCGACCCCACCGATTCCAAGCGCTGGCTGCTCGCAATCTTCGCCGTGGACGATATCGGTGCAATCTCGTCCACGGTCTCGTACGTCGCTTTCGAGACCGACGGAAGTGCCCCGCTCGGAGTATCTACTCCGTGCGATTCGCATCCGAAGTTTCGAGAACGAGTCGCCGACGGGTCCCGTTCGAGAGGCGACCCATCGAAACGGAAGGGACGTTCACGTGAGCTTCGCGCGCAGCGTCTCGAACTCCTCGTCGTCGATTTCGCCGCGGGCATATCGCTCACGGACTGTCTCCATCGCTGGGTCGGTCGATTCCTCGGGAACGCGACGAGTCATCAGGTAGTACACGAGCGCGAGCGGAACCGCGACGAGGAGTACCATCCAGAGGAGTCCCCAAAGGCCCATCGAACCGGCACCCGCCATCCAGCCATCGCCCCACATATGGCCACCGTCCCACATATGTGCACTGCCAATCGCGCCAGTGGCGCGAGCGGCAACGGTTCCGGTCGCGGTGGTGACGAGCGTCGTCGCGATGGCAGTCAGCCTCACGGTTCCAATTTCGATTCGACGTGTACGAGTCATGTGTAGCTCACCTTCACATCTATTCCTACGATGTCTATCGAATTATATTCGAAGCCAGATTACCATCGTTTGAGAACGAGAACGCGACACTGCTGTCAGATGTGACGAATCAGAAACGATGACCGGAACATCGATTATGCGTTTTCCCGTCGCTATCGCTCGATACAGCGTCGCCAGAGGTTACAGACAGTTCGCTCGCACCAAGCGGATAGCAACCCTCGCAGACCGATACCGGCAGTAGTGCCGCGCGGATGACCGAACCGACCGCCGCGACGACAACCGAAGTCGAGACGACGCCCGAACCGATGATCGATGCGTCTCACCGTTTGTGACCACGAGGGACGTATTGTGCGATAGAGACAGTGTGGAGAGTTATTTCGTCCGGCTTCACACTGTCTTCAGACGCATCACGGCGATTGACAAACGTTCTCGTCCCTTTCGGGACGGATTACCATGGGTTCGATATGGAACTAAACCTGCCGATTAAACAGACCGCCCTGTCTGTTTCCCCCTCTACCGGTACAACAGATAAGTCGATGCGGGTCGTCAATAACGGTGGAACCACTAGAGCACTGAATTCATCGCCGTGTGTTCTCTTGGGGGGACGAGGGATGAGTCAATCACTTCCGGAAGAATGGTTTATCAGAGATACGCGAGTGAACGCGACGATTGCGTGGGTTCTCGTGGTCGTCTTCGTTGCGATTGCCGTCGTGAGCTTCTTGAATATCCTGTTCGTCGAGGCGACGATGGCCGCGATTGCGGCGTTCGTCGCTATTTCACCCGCGGTCGTCTACCGGTCGTGGACCCGAACGGTTCCGTGGCCACTGCTCCTCGTCGCATCGCTTCCGCTCTTTGTTGCAACGGCTCGGCCGGTGTTCCTCGACGATATCGTGACCGGGATTAGCGTTGCGACCCTCGCGATGCTCGTCGTCGTCGCACTCGAACTGACGACGGCGGTCCGAATGACGCCGCAGTTCGCGGTCGTCTTCACCGTCATCGTGACGCTCGCGACTGCCGGGTTCTGGGCCGTCGGGTCGGCGGCCTCGGCGACGTATCTCGGGACGAGGTTCATCGAGACGAACACCGAACTCATGACCATATTCACCGCGACGTTCGTTGCGGGCATCGCCGCTGGTGTGCTCTTCTGGTTGTACTTCCGGCGTCGGCTCGCCGCGAACGTCGAACGACCACGGGAGCGTGGCGCATGAGTTTCCACACCCCCGTCAGCCTCTCGGCGCGCCGGGAGAGTCAGTTGGTTCGACTCCTCCAAGCGGCGATAATCGGCATCTTAGCGGTCGGCCTCTGGCAAGGGAACGCCGGTATCGCCGTGAATGCGAGCGTCGGACTCCTCGTCACGTTTCTCCCGGCGTTTTTCGACCGGAACTACAGTATCACGATGAACGGCGGCATCGTCCTCTGGATTACGCTCGCGATGTTCCTGCACGCGCTCGGGACCCTCTCGTTGCCCGCGCTGGGTTTCATCAGTCCCTACAAGTCGACGTGGTGGTGGGACCACATGACGCACGCGCTGTCGTCGTCGCTCGTCGCTGGCGTGGCATACGCGGTGACACGAGCGCTCGAAGAGCACACGGAGTACATCTCGATGCCACCGACGTTCATGTTCGTCTATCTGTTGCTGTTCGTGATGGCGTTCGGCGTCATCTGGGAACTCATCGAGTTCTACGTCGCCGTCGTCTCGAACCTCGTCGGCATCGGAAAGGTGCTCACCCAGTACGGGTTGGACGATACGATTCTCGACCTGTTCTACAATACCATCGGTGGACTCCTCGTCGCGGTCTTTGGCACCGCCCATTTGACGGACCTCTCCGACCAACTTCGAGCGAAATTCGAATCCCCGAATCGATAACGGGTGCCGCTCTCGTCCCGATTCGCATCGGTCGAAGTTCCACGACGATTCGGTGATACTCGATCGGATATCGTCCTTCCTACAAACCGAGGCGGATTACAGGGACGGACCACACAGTAGCGGATTGCGCGATTCTTCGCCGACCGGCATACGTTCGTTCGAACCTTCCGCACTGACATCCGGTGTCGGCACGTTCGCCTCGAAATCGCCGAGGATGGTCGTCACCATTCAGCGTAGGTGATATACTCGGCGCGTTCGTACTCGACGAGCCACGTTCCAAAGGTATCTGCCACGTCTATCCCCTCGTGCCCTCGGATGCGGTCGATCACCGACCGGAAGGCGTCGTCGTCTTCGAAGTACCCTCCGTCGGTCGCTTCCTCGACGACCGTACGTTCGGCGTCGGAGAGGTCCGTAAGTTCGAACGAGTACCGCTCCCGAATCCGGTCGGCGAACGTATCGACGTCAGGTGCGACCTCCGTCACCTCGTACCGGTACTCCGCTTCGGTTACCGTTCGAGTGTCGACTGCAACCCGATATCGATTCTCGCCGCGGATGATGATGTCGTACCGTTGCCTCGGAACGAACACCGATTCGTTTCCCACCTCCTCGGCGGTTCCGTAGTGGATACCGATATCGCGTCGCTCTCTG contains:
- a CDS encoding SHOCT domain-containing protein — protein: MTRTRRIEIGTVRLTAIATTLVTTATGTVAARATGAIGSAHMWDGGHMWGDGWMAGAGSMGLWGLLWMVLLVAVPLALVYYLMTRRVPEESTDPAMETVRERYARGEIDDEEFETLRAKLT